The following coding sequences are from one Triticum aestivum cultivar Chinese Spring chromosome 5A, IWGSC CS RefSeq v2.1, whole genome shotgun sequence window:
- the LOC123105506 gene encoding non-specific lipid transfer protein GPI-anchored 14 — MAFAARRSGALLMTLVVAAAVGLAGADFAADKAECADKLMGLATCLTYVQLTATARAPTPDCCTGFRQVLGTSKRCMCILVKDRDEPALGIKVNITRSMNLPSVCNIAATFSDCPKILNMSPDSKETEIFKQYAREHEGKNAATTSPTAAAATATGTATGKSVDATSGAGRHTVVFAVVVSAVLASAFVLA; from the exons ATGGCTTTCGCGGCTCGCCGTAGCGGTGCACTGTTGATGACGCTGGTCGTGGCGGCGGCTGTGGGGCTGGCCGGCGCGGACTTCGCGGCGGACAAGGCGGAGTGCGCGGACAAGCTGATGGGGCTGGCGACGTGCCTGACGTACGTGCAGCTGACGGCGACGGCGCGGGCGCCCACGCCGGACTGCTGCACCGGGTTCCGGCAGGTGCTGGGCACCAGCAAGCGGTGCATGTGCATCCTGGTCAAGGACCGCGACGAGCCGGCGCTGGGCATCAAGGTCAACATCACCCGCTCCATGAACCTCCCCTCTGTTTGCAACATCGCCGCCACCTTCTCCGACTGCCCCA AGATCCTTAACATGTCGCCGGACTCCAAGGAGACGGAGATCTTCAAGCAGTATGCGCGTGAGCACGAGGGCAAGAACGCCGCCACCActtcgcccaccgccgccgccgccaccgccaccg GTACTGCCACCGGGAAGAGCGTGGACGCGACGTCCGGTGCAGGGAGGCACACGGTGGTCttcgccgtcgtcgtctcggcgGTGCTCGCCTCCGCCTTTGTTCTTGCGTGA
- the LOC100125701 gene encoding non-specific lipid transfer protein GPI-anchored 14, producing MAARRSGAVVAALMALLVGLAGADFAADRAECADKLMGLATCLTYVQLAATARSPTPDCCSGFRQVLGVSKKCLCVLVKDRDEPTLGIKFNVTRAMNLPSACNIPATFSDCPKILNMSPDSKEAEIFKQYGIEHEGKNATAGGSAAVTGTSGGKSADAAAGAGRHTAVVFAVVVSALLASVLVLA from the exons ATGGCGGCTCGGCGTagtggcgcggtggtggcggcgttgatggcccTGCTGGTCGGGCTCGCGGGCGCGGACTTCGCGGCGGACCGGGCGGAGTGCGCGGACAAGCTCATGGGGCTGGCGACGTGCCTGACGTACGTGCAGCTGGCGGCGACGGCGCGCTCGCCCACGCCGGACTGCTGCTCCGGGTTCCGGCAGGTGCTGGGCGTCAGCAAGAAGTGCCTGTGCGTGCTGGTCAAGGACCGCGACGAGCCCACCCTCGGGATCAAGTTCAACGTCACCCGCGCCATGAACCTCCCCTCCGCCTGCAACATCCCGGCCACCTTCTCCGACTGCCCCA AGATCCTCAACATGTCGCCGGACTCCAAGGAGGCCGAGATCTTCAAGCAGTACGGGATCGAGCACGAGGGCAAGAACGCCACCGCCGGCGGCAGCGCCGCCGTCACCG GTACCTCCGGCGGGAAGAGCGCCGACGCAGCGGCCGGCGCAGGGAGGCACACGGCGGTGGTCttcgccgtcgtcgtctcggcgCTGCTCGCCTCCGTCCTTGTTCTCGCATGA